In Humulus lupulus chromosome 6, drHumLupu1.1, whole genome shotgun sequence, a single genomic region encodes these proteins:
- the LOC133784733 gene encoding cellulose synthase A catalytic subunit 9 [UDP-forming]-like codes for MNFSNLPLDLSADCVLSVGTNRVPDTTDFTEDATGTSDNNIPAEIKTQTIFSFTDLEPGFYTSLPWLLLFLSELCLFLICLLAQALRWHPVSRSVFPERLPENDKLPAIDVFVFTADADREPTLHVMNTVISAMALDYPPDKLHVYLSDDGGSAVTLNGMREAWRFSKWWIPFCRRFKIQKRCPDAYFSSLVNDDDDGHSESFDEFTTEQDKLKVCFFISFVIYLLVKFYYKKQKMSLFEIVMLIFVTGRIPSVQRKHTKLDILFLLFIIFYQVIQGNPSDPNTEQEEIAMLPQLVYVSREKRPSHPHHFKAGAFNALLRVSGVISNSPYILALDCDMYCNDPTSARQAMCFHLDPKISSSLAFVQFPQRFHNVSRNDIYDSQIRSTYSLLWQGMDGLDGPVLSGTGFFLKRVSLYGRYVEEEGADPIELKKYFGPSNEFIKSLVNHKKPNVANIRDSSNSNALLQEAKFLASCTYGSETKWGQDVSKLAFLFSYKFDYVLMVDLLSQNNWIGASVLLSLAVNLDWELHQLDVKTAFLNGELEEEVYMSQPSGFEESPNSTKVVKELGYVQGQTDHTLFIKHSVEGKMSVLILYVDDIIVTGNHTEEMSMIKERLAKEFEVKNLGALRYFLGMEFARSKSGISVSQRKYTLDLLKETEMLSSKPNKTPIELGDKRRMFEGSPVDKGRYQQLVGKFIFLSHTRPDIAFAVSLVSQYMHNPCQGHLNAVYRIMRYLKQTSGKYLFFKKTNERKVEVFTDADWAGSVDDRKSTSGYCTIVWGNVVTW; via the exons atgaatttttcgaATTTACCATTGGATTTATCTGCTGACTGTGTCCTTTCTGTTGGAACAAACCGAGTACCAGATACAACAGATTTCACTGAGGATGCAACAGGAACATCAGACAATAACATCCCAGCCgagataaagaca caaacaattttttcatttACAGATTTAGAACCAG gattttacacaTCTCTACCATggcttcttctctttctctctgagCTGTGTCTCTTCCTTATATGTCTTCTAGCCCAAGCCTTAAGGTGGCATCCCGTTTCTCGTTCTGTATTTCCAGAGAGATTGCCAGAAAATGATAAACTTCCAGCTATCGATGTCTTTGTTTTCACAGCAGATGCAGATAGAGAGCCAACTTTGCATGTGATGAACACTGTCATATCAGCCATGGCGCTGGACTACCCTCCTGACAAGCTTCATGTGTATCTTTCCGACGATGGTGGTTCTGCGGTGACTTTGAATGGAATGAGAGAGGCTTGGAGATTTTCCAAGTGGTGGATTCCATTTTGCAGGAGGTTTAAAATCCAGAAGAGGTGTCCAGATGCTTATTTCTCATCATTAgtgaatgatgatgatgatggccATTCGGAAAGTTTTGATGAGTTCACAACAGAACAAGATAAGCTTAAAGTATGCTTTTTCATTTCTTTCGTTATCTACTTACTTGTAAAATTTTACTATAAAAAACAGAAAATGTCTTTGTTCGAAATAGTTATGCTGATATTTGTTACAGGAAGGATACCAAGTGTtcaaagaaagcat ACAAAATTAGACATTCTGttcttactatttattatcttttatcaGGTGATCCAAGGAAATCCCAGTGACCCTAACACAGAACAAGAAGAGATAGCTATGTTGCCTCAACTTGTTTATGTTTCTAGGGAGAAAAGACCTTCTCATCCTCACCATTTTAAGGCTGGAGCATTTAATGCTCtt CTTCGAGTCTCCGGTGTGATAAGCAATTCTCCATACATACTTGCTCTTGACTGTGACATGTATTGCAATGATCCAACATCAGCAAGACAAGCTATGTGCTTTCATCTTGATCCAAAAATATCTTCCTCTCTAGCTTTTGTGCAGTTCCCTCAGAGATTCCACAACGTTTCTAGAAATGATATCTATGACAGTCAGATAAGGTCAACATATTCG TTGCTCTGGCAAGGTATGGATGGACTGGATGGACCTGTATTGTCTGGTACAGGCTTTTTCCTGAAAAGGGTGTCCTTATATGGCAGATATGTGGAAGAAGAAG GTGCTGATCCAATTGAACTGAAAAAGTATTTTGGGCCATCCAATGAGTTCATCAAATCTCTTGTTAATCACAAGAAGCCTAATGTAGCAAATATTAGAGACTCTTCTAATTCTAATGCATTGTTACAAGAGGCCAAATTTTTGGCTTCTTGCACCTATGGAAGTGAAACAAAATGGGGTCAAGATGTAAGTAAGCTagcctttttattttcttataaattt GATTATGTGCTAATGGTGGACTTGTTGTCGCAGAATAATTGGATAGGAGCTTC AGTATTGCTCTCGTTAGCAGTCAACTTGGATTGGGAATTGCATCAACTCGATGTAAAAACTGCTTTCTTGAATGGCGAGCTGGAAGAAGAGGTGTACATGAGTCAGCCTTCAGGTTTTGAAGAATCTCCCAATTCAACTAAA GTTGTCAAGGAGCTTGGATACGTGCAAGGTCAGACTGACCATACTCTCTTTATCAAACACTCAGTCGAAGGGAAAATGTCAGTTCTGAtcttgtatgttgatgacataattGTTACTGGCAACCATACTGAAGAGATGAGTATGATTAAAGAAAGGTTGGCAAAGGAGTTCGAAGTCAAAAATCTCGGTGCTCTCAGGTATTTTTTGGGAATGGAATTTGCTAGAAGCAAAAGTGGAATTTCTGTGTCCCAAAGGAAATACACTCTTGATCTCTTAAAGGAGACAGAAATGCTCAGTAGCAAGCCCAACAAGACTCCAATAGAGCTTGGAGACAAGAGGAGAATGTTCGAAGGAAGTCCAGTTGACAAAGGGAGGTACCAACAGCTAGTAGGGAAGTTTATCTTCCTCTCACATACTAGACCTGACATTGCCTTTGCGGTGAGTCTAGTCAGTCAATATATGCATAATCCTTGTCAGGGACATCTCAATGCAGTATATAGAATTATGAGGTATCTCAAGCAAACATCAGGGAAATATCTTTTCTTCAAAAAGACAAACGAGAGGAAAGTTGAAGTGttcacagatgcagattgggctggGTCAGTTGATGATAGAAAGTCTACATCTGGGTATTGTACGATTGTTTGGGGTAATGTAGTTACATGGTGA